CCTTCCAGAGTCGATAGGCTTCAGAGTTATAGCTTTGTAAATATAAGTAAGATGTTGCAACCAGCTCAGCTTGAGCACAAATTTGGGCTAAATCTCCTTGCTGAAGAGCAATTTCATACTCTTTTTCTGCATTAAGAATGACTTGCGGTTGAACATTGTCTAGATTTTTCACGGGTCGGAAGACTGCAATGTCAGTTCTCGATTGATTGGAAGTGCAAGCTGTAGTTCCCAAGATGCACAAAACTGCAATCAAGTCCTTAAGCAGATGGTTAGGCAGAAACACAGGGTTCGGGCAAATTGGATACTGACTCGAAGACTATGAAAGTCAACGGTTAAAAACAGTCATGCTTGATACGGCATTGACTGGGCAATGACAAAGGATTGATGATGCCCTTGTTCGGCTGCGATCGCTGCTCAACTGGGTATTCATCAATCTGGCTGGCGATCCTCTACGGGCTGGGCTCAGGGAGATGTAGGCTTCTTCTCTCCATTTCTAGATACAGCAGCGCAGTTGTTTTTTCTGTTACTTGGCATGACTGCTGCTAGTTGTCATCCTGAGATAGCTACCCGTTTAGGGTAGACAACTGGGCGATCGCTGATTGGGTTCAGAGAGCAGCCGCGATCGCTTGGGTGACGGTTTCTAACACTTGCACGCGAGCAAAGCGCTTATCGTTGCCTGCAATTACCGTCCAAGGGGCGATCGCAGTACTCGTCCGCTGCAGCATTTGATTGACGGCCACTTCGTAGAGCGGCCACTTTTCACGGTTGCGCCAATCCTCATCCGTCAGTTTGTACTGTTTAAACGGACTGTTGCTGCGTTCTTCAAACCGCCTGAGTTGCTCATCAGCACTAATGTGCAGCCAAAACTTCACCAAGATGTAATCGCCAGTCACGAGCTGAGCTTCAAACTCATTGATCTCGCCATAGGCCCGTTGCCATTCGCGATCGCTCGCAAAACCTTCAATCCGTTCGACCAGTACGCGACCGTACCAGCTGCGATCGAAAATACCGATCGTGCCTCGTGCCGGTAAGCGTCGCCAAAAGCGCCAGAGGTAATGCTGCTGTTGCTCTTCGGTGTTGGGAGCACTAAAGGGATAGACCGCAAAGCTGCGCGGATCGAGTTGGCTGGTCAGGCGTTTGATTGCACCGCCTTTACCCGCTGCATCCCAGCCTTCAAACAGAATTAAAACCGGACGGCGATCGCGATCGAGCTGCCGTTGCAGTTTCAGCAAAGCCACTTGCGCTTCCCCCAAGCGGCGATGGTAATCGTCTTCGCTCAGTTGCTGGCTCAGATCTACCTTGGCGAGCCAGTCTGGTTCCATTGGGGCGAGCTGGGTTTGCGCTGGAAGGCTGGGTTCTGATGTGATCTGCTGCAGTTGCGCCTGTTCCAGCCGCGATCGCAGTGCTGCCGTAAGGGTGGTGAGGGACTTAATGCTGGCCCAGCGTCGGCAATCTGCTTCGATCAAAGTCCAAGGTGCTGCCCCCGTACTGCTGTAGATCAGCATCTCTTCCGCCAACTGACGATACTCGTCGTAGTGCTTAGCCTGTTGCCAGTCCTCCGGACGAATCCGCCAAGCGCGCAGTTCATCTTGGGCTGCTTTTTTAAGTCGCTTATTCAGCTTCTTTTTACTGACGTGCATCCATAGCTTGATGATCACAGCCCCATCGTCGTGCAACTGCCGTTCAAAGGCATTGATCTGCTGGATGGTCTGGGGGACTTGGGCTGGATCAATCCGAGTGAACAGCCGATCTTCCAGCACTCTCGTGTACCAACTGTGGTAGAAGATGCCGACTTTACCGTGAGGGGGAAGCCGTAGCCAAAACCTTCGCAGAAAAGGAAATTGCTGTTCTTGTTCTGTCGGTGGCCAGACCGGATGGACGATGAAGCCCCGTGGGTCCATGTATTCAACCAGACTGCGAACGTAGTCGCCCTTCCCCGATGCGGCCCAGCCTTCGAGGACAACAATGACGGGGATGCTCGCCTGCCAGCACTGCCGCTGTAGATTAGCCAAATCCAGCATTAGTCCTTCGACTTGCTGCTGATAGGCCTCCTTCGAGAGGCGATGGCTGAGATCTAAGCTTTCGAGCATCAGCAACCTGCTCCAACCGTTCTTCCCAAGCTGCCACAGTACAGCTGAGGGCTCGCCGAGCTTCAACCCAGCTTTAGGAGAGAACGCGATCGCTCAGCGACTAGGTGAGGTCTAGAAGTGTCTGTGTCAAAATGTGAAGCGTGAGAATTCTTGACAGCCTAGACTCAGCTTCAGGTCCCACTGCGATCGCGCTGGGCAACTTTGATGGCATCCACCTTGGGCATCAGCAGGTGATTGCCCCTGTGCAAGCAGTCCGTCATCCGCATCCCGACTGGACTCCGTCGGTGGTGACGTTTAACCCCCATCCCCAAGCGTTTTTCTCTGGCAATTACCTGCCCTCTCTGACGCCGACTGCTGAGAAAGCAGAATTGTTGGCTGGTCTGGGCATTGAGCAGCTGATCCTGTTGCCGTTTACTCGGGAGCTTGCCAACCTGACGCCCGAGCAATTTGTTGCTGATGTGCTCGTTGAGCAGCTGCAGGCACGACAGATCAGTGTGGGTCAGGATTTTCGGTTTGGCCGCGGCCGTAGCGGTTCTGCCCAAGATTTGCAGGCGATCGCCCAGCGTCAGGGCATTCCCACGACGATCGTGCCGCTGTTGAAGCACCGCGACCTCCGGATCAGTAGTTCTGCGATTCGCAAAGCACTTGACCAAGGCCAGCCAGACTTAGCAGCAGCTTGGTTGGGGCGTCCCTATCGCTTGGCGGGGTGTGTAGTTCCTGGGCAGCAACTCGGTCGGCAGATCGGGACGCCAACGGCTAACCTCCAGATTCCTGCAGATAAATTGCTGCCACGTTGGGGAGTCTATGCTGGTCGTGCCCATCTGCCCGAGCAAGGGTTCAGAGATTTACCAGCCGTGCTGAATATTGGTCAGAGACCTACCCTGAATGGCGATCGCACGATTAGCGTTGAGGTGCATCTGCTGGACTGGCAGGGCGATTGCTATGGTCAGCTTCTGCAAATTGATCTGCAATCCTTCTTACGACACGAGCAGAAATTTGACACGTTGACTGCTCTGACACAACAGATTCAGCAGGACTGCCGAACTGCGCGATCACAGCTCACAGCACAGCCCTCCAGCTTTGCATGACCTCAAGCGGCGGCTGGGACTGGGTTCAGGCAATCCAAGTCGAGTGGCAGCTCGGGACTCAGCTCGTGGCTCAATGGAACAGCCAGCCTAGCAGGTCATGGCTGTGAATCAGTAAATGTAAGACGGATTAGCAATGGTGCTGAACCGCTGCAATTTTGCGGTTCTGAACGACCTAAGGCAGACTAGACAGAGACAGACGCCTGTTCGTCAGGGTGCTGCAACAGCTGAGGTGCTGGGTTTCTCGGAGCTTGCCAAATGAAAGACTTTTTCGTCAATGTCCTCCGCTACCCGCGCTATTTCATCACCTTTTTGCTGGGCATTTTCTACTCGATCTACCAGTGGGTGCGTCCCATGGTGCGGAATCGTGTAGCGGCATTGGCATTGCTAGGCTTCGGCGTTTCGACCTTGGCCTTCGTTAGCTTGACCCTAAAAGCGATGTTGGGTCAGGCGATCGCGACCCCCAGCAGTTTGGGCGGTTAGGCTGGGACAGAGAAGCAATCACCGCAAAGCAGGCAAAGAGGGCGAAAGACGATGGCAACCAATCGTCGGGTAGAACGAGTCGCGTCACTGATTAAGCGCGAAGTCAGCCAAATGTTGATGAGTGGCATCAAGGACGATCGCGTTGGGGCGGGCATGGTCAGCGTCACCGATGTGGTGGTGTCGGGCGACCTGCAACACACCAAAATTTTCGTCAGCATTTACGGCACGCCCGAAGCGAAAGCCGAAACGATGGAAGGGCTGCGATCGGCTGCTACCTATGTTCGTAGTGAGTTGGGGCAGCGGGTTCGGTTGCGCCGCACGCCGGAAGTGATCTTTGTGGAAGACAAAGGTCTGGAGCGCGGTACCCAAGTGATTTCGCTCTTGGAGCAACTCAGTCGCGAGCGCGAAGCCCGCGAAGCAGCTCAAGCCGCCGCTGCTGTTGTGGACTCGGCTGAAGACGCTTGAGCGATCGCTTCCTACCGGATTGGCAGCGGCTCAGCCTAGAGCAGCAAATTGCGCAGTTGTTGGTAGTGCGCACATCAGGCGCTTATTTCGATAGCCAGATTGCCTATCCGCAGTACGAAGCCCCCCGCGATCGGCTCCAGCATTGGATTAGCGAGCTGGTTGTTGGTGGTGTCATCCTGCTGGGTGGAAATGCCGCTGAAGTGGCGCTGCGCTGTCAGCAACTGCAAGAGTGGGCAACCATACCACTGCTGATAGCGGCAGATATTGAGGAAGGAGTCGGTCAGCGCTTTGCGGGTGCGGTGCAGTTTCCGCCTCCCCTGGCTCTGTCTGCGATCGCATCTCAAGATCCCGATCGCGCTCAACAGTTGGCTCGATCGTTTGGTGAAATTACAGCAGCGGAAGCGATTGCGATCGGCTTGAACTGGATTCTTGCGCCGATTGTTGACATCAACAACAATCCCGCCAATCCCGTTATCAATGTCCGTGCCTTTGGTGAAGATCCGGAAACGGTTAGTCAACTGACGACTGCATTTATTGCTGGGGCGCAGCAGTTTCCCGTATTAACGACAGCGAAGCATTTCCCCGGACATGGCGATACGGCGACGGATTCACATCTGGAATTACCAATCATTCCCCACGATCGGTCGCGGCTAGATGCGGTGGAATTGCAGCCATTCCGGCAGGCGATCGCGGCTGGCGTGGATGCGGTGATGACGGCGCATTTGTCGATTCCAGCGCTCGATCCAGACTATCCAGCCACACTGTCGCCCGCTGTTTTACAAGGATTGCTACGGCGCGATCTAGGTTTTGAAGGCTTGATTGTCACTGATGCATTGGTGATGCAGGCGATCGCAGCGCATTACGGACCAGGAGAAGCCGCTCGCCTTGCTTTTGAAGCTGGTGCGGATATTTTGCTAATGCCGGCTGATCCAGAAGCAGCGATTCAAGAGATCGCGGAAGCTATTTGCGAAGGTCAGATTCGCTACGATCGCCTTGAGGAGTCGCTAGCACGGATTTGGCGAGCGAAGCAGAAAGTCTGCGGTGCGCGGCCTGCTTCATTCTTACCTCATGCTTGGGAACAGGAACCTGCGATCGCGATCGACCTCGAAGCAGTTTCCCAACTAAAATATTGGGCGATAGCAGCAGAAATCCTAACAGCATCGCAGGAGCACCAAGGTCAGCCCCTCGCTCTGCAATCGGGTATCAATTTGATTGTGGGCGATCGCCTTTGGCAAGCCCCTTATTTGAGTGGAGCAGCTCCAGCGCGACAGCTGCCCAGTGACCACAGCCTCCAAGTACAGATTTGGGATACCGAGACGGGCACCACTCCAATCCTGACTCAGCCAACGCTGGTGCAGTGGTTCATTCGCGGCAATCCATTTCGGGGCAGTGCGGGTGCTAAACAAGTGGTAGAAACGCTCTTGCAACAGCTTCTCGACCAGGACCAGTTGCTAGGGCTCGTTATCTACGGCAGCCCTTACATTTGGCGGCAGTGGCGATCGCGGCTTTCAACCGAGTTACCTGCCATCTTTTCCTTTGGACAGACAACGCAAGCCCAAGCGATCGCATTGAACGTAATTTTTCAATCAACTGATGCATTAAAAAGTGAAGAGTTCACAACTTAAATTACATCGCTTGACTGTTGTCAAGGTATGCTGACTATCTAACCTTGGTATCTGGTTCACATATTAATGGCTTGAAATTAACAGGTAACAGTAGAAAATTATTGTCCTATGATTTTATTTATCTTGAGTTTTCTGGCTTTCTTTGATTACGCTCTTTATGTCCAATACAGTTGTAGCTACAATAGCCACAATCATTCTTGGGACAAATTAATTTACCACAATAATGACAATTAACATCTTTGCCAATTATTAGGGGCGAGTAACCACACTTACCTTTACCTTGAATCGTTCCACCACAAAAAGCAAGAATTGTAGTTGGATGATAATCTTTTTCTGAAAATTTTCCAGTCAAAAGACCTTTTCCATCAAATTTAAAGATTTTAAATCCAGTCAATTTTAATCTGTTCTTATTATTCCAAACGGTACTTAAGGTTTGACAAAATTCACTAACAATATTTAATGGGTAATAAATTTTTAAAGGATTAATATCATTACCAGAGACAGCTTTATTTAAGTTTAGAAAATACAGCAATTGATTTGGATGATAACTGTTATTATTGGTTGATAACATAATCAAGAAATGCCTAAGTATAGCTATAAAGATATGGGGTAATTTTAAACTTTCTTTATTTGATCGATATAGTAGCTGAATAAAAGTCTGCTTCCAGGATGGAACATTATCCTGCCAAGATGCAGGAATGGAACGGTTTGCATAAATAAAGATAGGGATGTAGTAATCAATCTGGTTTTTATTCAAAATTAATAAATCATCATAGGATGGAATCTCATCTTCATGCAGATCAAGAAATTGAGTGGCAATATTGATTTGCTCTTGATAAAATGTGGAACAGTAGTCGAATAACCAAGGGGGTAGATAAGTTTTCGGGTCAGTTCTTGTCATATCTAGCCTAATAATATCATTTCTGAAATCTTGATTGAGGCTTTGCAATTGAGAGTTACTTAATTCTCCCAAATATTGAGGATCTTGTATCTTAAATGGAGCACCATCACTATTCATAAATTCTAATTTAAGATAAGGAGACAGAACTGCAGCAATAACTACATCCTTACCTCGATTTTTTTTGAATTCAGGGATACAAAATTCTGAATAGATATCTGAATTTATTGTCTGACGAGAGTTTTTGATATCAATTAATTTTGATAGATTATTTTGGCTAATACAAATATCAGCTTTTTTCCATTCTATGCTCTTATTATTTATCTGATGAATAGCTAAGTCTTCTACATTGGATCCTAAATTTCGATAAAAATATTGAACAAGTTTTTCTGCTCCTCTTGCTGAGAGCATTTTTGCCTTCTCAAAATCAATCCTTGTTCTATTCCCCCATAGGTCTGCTAGTTCTTTGTCATTAGAATCAAAATCGTAGAGATTTCTATAATTGTTACTAATATATTGACTATAAGGATAGCTAGAGCTTTTAAATCTTTCTACTAGTTCAAAAAAGTCAGAGTATCTTTTTGTGATCAATTGCTGTTTGTACTCTAGAGGTGAAACATCCCAAAAGGATCCACGATACTGTAAGTTATTTTTTAGATAAGCA
The sequence above is a segment of the Synechococcus elongatus PCC 11801 genome. Coding sequences within it:
- the rbfA gene encoding 30S ribosome-binding factor RbfA, which encodes MATNRRVERVASLIKREVSQMLMSGIKDDRVGAGMVSVTDVVVSGDLQHTKIFVSIYGTPEAKAETMEGLRSAATYVRSELGQRVRLRRTPEVIFVEDKGLERGTQVISLLEQLSREREAREAAQAAAAVVDSAEDA
- the pap gene encoding polyphosphate:AMP phosphotransferase, whose product is MLESLDLSHRLSKEAYQQQVEGLMLDLANLQRQCWQASIPVIVVLEGWAASGKGDYVRSLVEYMDPRGFIVHPVWPPTEQEQQFPFLRRFWLRLPPHGKVGIFYHSWYTRVLEDRLFTRIDPAQVPQTIQQINAFERQLHDDGAVIIKLWMHVSKKKLNKRLKKAAQDELRAWRIRPEDWQQAKHYDEYRQLAEEMLIYSSTGAAPWTLIEADCRRWASIKSLTTLTAALRSRLEQAQLQQITSEPSLPAQTQLAPMEPDWLAKVDLSQQLSEDDYHRRLGEAQVALLKLQRQLDRDRRPVLILFEGWDAAGKGGAIKRLTSQLDPRSFAVYPFSAPNTEEQQQHYLWRFWRRLPARGTIGIFDRSWYGRVLVERIEGFASDREWQRAYGEINEFEAQLVTGDYILVKFWLHISADEQLRRFEERSNSPFKQYKLTDEDWRNREKWPLYEVAVNQMLQRTSTAIAPWTVIAGNDKRFARVQVLETVTQAIAAAL
- a CDS encoding DUF751 family protein, yielding MKDFFVNVLRYPRYFITFLLGIFYSIYQWVRPMVRNRVAALALLGFGVSTLAFVSLTLKAMLGQAIATPSSLGG
- a CDS encoding glycoside hydrolase family 3 N-terminal domain-containing protein, which encodes MSDRFLPDWQRLSLEQQIAQLLVVRTSGAYFDSQIAYPQYEAPRDRLQHWISELVVGGVILLGGNAAEVALRCQQLQEWATIPLLIAADIEEGVGQRFAGAVQFPPPLALSAIASQDPDRAQQLARSFGEITAAEAIAIGLNWILAPIVDINNNPANPVINVRAFGEDPETVSQLTTAFIAGAQQFPVLTTAKHFPGHGDTATDSHLELPIIPHDRSRLDAVELQPFRQAIAAGVDAVMTAHLSIPALDPDYPATLSPAVLQGLLRRDLGFEGLIVTDALVMQAIAAHYGPGEAARLAFEAGADILLMPADPEAAIQEIAEAICEGQIRYDRLEESLARIWRAKQKVCGARPASFLPHAWEQEPAIAIDLEAVSQLKYWAIAAEILTASQEHQGQPLALQSGINLIVGDRLWQAPYLSGAAPARQLPSDHSLQVQIWDTETGTTPILTQPTLVQWFIRGNPFRGSAGAKQVVETLLQQLLDQDQLLGLVIYGSPYIWRQWRSRLSTELPAIFSFGQTTQAQAIALNVIFQSTDALKSEEFTT
- a CDS encoding bifunctional riboflavin kinase/FAD synthetase gives rise to the protein MRILDSLDSASGPTAIALGNFDGIHLGHQQVIAPVQAVRHPHPDWTPSVVTFNPHPQAFFSGNYLPSLTPTAEKAELLAGLGIEQLILLPFTRELANLTPEQFVADVLVEQLQARQISVGQDFRFGRGRSGSAQDLQAIAQRQGIPTTIVPLLKHRDLRISSSAIRKALDQGQPDLAAAWLGRPYRLAGCVVPGQQLGRQIGTPTANLQIPADKLLPRWGVYAGRAHLPEQGFRDLPAVLNIGQRPTLNGDRTISVEVHLLDWQGDCYGQLLQIDLQSFLRHEQKFDTLTALTQQIQQDCRTARSQLTAQPSSFA